One window of the Chanodichthys erythropterus isolate Z2021 chromosome 2, ASM2448905v1, whole genome shotgun sequence genome contains the following:
- the LOC137030563 gene encoding C-C chemokine receptor type 2-like: MTQDSGTAGDFYDYYSFTEDSHGIPCNNGNTKAFSEVFLPTLYSIVFITGFIGNGLVVWVLIRYRQKSNMTDVCLFNLALSDLIFLVSLPFWAHGAIDEWIFGKFMCHTMTGLFTIGLYGSIFFMVLMTLDRYVVIVHAHSIFSRNRSSKMGLILASFVWILSLLASLPNIIFAKEDKTSNNKTACGSDFPEGTAWMSFTYLQMNFLSLIIPMIIMSFCYSRIIPTLLSIKSQKRHKVIRLILAVVAVYFIFWTPYNIVMFLMFLQRKGYLYTCEMLSNLSLAMQWVETIALSHCCLNPIIYAFAGQKFRGAVLKVLKEQFPLCFSQCTNFSRQLSERRSSVFSRSSEYSSTQIA; encoded by the exons ATGACACAGGACTCAGGGACTGCTG GAGacttttatgattattatagtTTCACTGAAGACAGTCATGGAATACCATGCAATAATGGCAACACAAAGGCCTTCAGTGAGGTTTTCCTCCCCACCCTGTACAGCATAGTTTTCATCACTGGCTTCATTGGAAATGGCCTGGTAGTGTGGGTCCTGATCAGATACCGTCAAAAATCCAATATGACAGATGTGTGCCTCTTCAACCTAGCCCTATCTGACCTAATCTTTCTTGTGTCACTCCCTTTTTGGGCTCATGGTGCCATAGACGAGTGGATTTTCGGCAAATTCATGTGTCATACCATGACAGGTCTGTTCACGATTGGTCTTTATGGCAGCATCTTCTTCATGGTCCTTATGACACTGGATCGCTATGTCGTCATCGTCCATGCCCACAGTATCTTTTCCAGAAATCGGTCTTCAAAAATGGGTTTGATTCTCGCCTCATTTGTATGGATACTCAGTCTACTTGCATCCCTTCCTAATATTATTTTTGCCAAAGAGGATAAGAcaagcaacaacaaaactgcCTGTGGATCAGATTTTCCCGAAGGTACAGCCTGGATGTCATTTACTTACCTTCAGATGAACTTCCTGAGCTTGATTATCCCTATGATTATTATGAGCTTTTGCTATTCCCGGATCATCCCCACTCTGCTCAgcataaaatcacaaaaaaggCACAAAGTCATCAGACTCATCCTGGCTGTGGTGGCAGTTTATTTTATCTTCTGGACTCCATACAACATTGTCATGTTTCTCATGTTCCTGCAGAGGAAAGGCTACTTGTATACTTGCGAAATGCTTAGTAATCTGAGCCTTGCCATGCAGTGGGTGGAAACTATCGCCTTAAGTCACTGTTGCCTCAACCCTATCATCTATGCCTTTGCCGGACAGAAGTTCAGAGGAGCGGTTCTTAAAGTcctaaaagagcagtttccatTGTGCTTCAGCCAATGCACAAATTTCTCTCGACAGTTATCTGAACGCAGAAGCTCAGTCTTCTCCAGATCTTCTGAATATTCCTCTACACAAATTGCATAG